A single genomic interval of Helianthus annuus cultivar XRQ/B chromosome 13, HanXRQr2.0-SUNRISE, whole genome shotgun sequence harbors:
- the LOC110900865 gene encoding uncharacterized protein LOC110900865 has translation MTWDEFKAPFLKHHSPKAVINRIKEEFIQLRKKGESIDKITGIFLDKLRFCIELLTTEEQRIYYYYNMLSAEYQEFMTPSKYETLTEIINTAPEREIELKKQVERGERRAQIVNPSPTMKARTTESSKKQDMKGGSPSCKVCGKGHKGKCRFKDKTCPICGKRGNMASLCPGKVSVCYKCYQPGHKKSECPDLARKKDGKGSQIEAQKAKARSFQLTAAKAKIEPDVVSEVEIGDNKSFIVCDVCQDCKLSIDDKEYSIDLIPMSMGEFQVVVGMDSLSRHHAEVMCFRKEKKLTSPSGKHVTIYGEKGGNPVICSMLKAHKLIWRGCKAFMIYACEPEKESLKIGDVPVVREYEDVFPEDLLGIPPEREVEFRIELFPGAKPVAKVPYRLAPSELQELLVFEVEFEKMSSDEFIIKTSLKNVYDLWQIMKPQFVI, from the exons ATGACATGGGATGAGTTTAAGGCACCGTTCCTTAAACATCACAGTCCCAAAGCGGTTATTAACAGGATCAAGGAAGAATTTATCCAGTTGAGGAAAAAGGGTGAATCAATTGACAAAATCACGGGTATCTTCCTCGACAAACTGAGATTCTGTATTGAGTTACTGACGACTGAAGAGCAGAGAATATATTACTACTATAACATGCTGAGTGCCGAATATCAggagttcatgactccctcaaAATACGAGACTCTCACCGAGATAATAAACACTGCTCCGGAACGAGAGATTGAGCTGAAAAAGCAAGTTGAgaggggtgaacgaagggcacagaTTGTTAATCCAAGCCCTACAATGAAGGCACGAACGACTGAATcgtcaaagaagcaggatatgaAAGGCGGGTCGCCGAGTTGTAAGGTATGCGGGAAAGGGCATAAGGGCAAGTGTCGCTTCAAGGATAAAACATGCCCTATATGCGGGAAGAGAGGGAATATGGCTTCACTATGCCCAGGAAAAGTTTCGGTTTGTTACAAATGCTACCAACCGGGCCACAAGAAATCCGAATGCCCGGACTTGGCCAGAAAGAAAGATGGCAAAGGTTCCCAAATAGAGGCTCAAAAGGCAAAGGCCAGATCTTTCCAACTAACCGCGGCAAAAGCAAAGATagaacccgatgtggtctcag aagtagagataggtgaTAATAAAAGCTTTATTGTGTGTGACGTGTGCCAAGATTGCAAGTTGAGTATCGATGATAAAGAATACTcaatagacttgatcccgatgtcaatgggagaatttcaagtagtgGTCGGGATGGATTCGTTATCCCGACATCACGCGGAGGTCATGTGCTTCCGTAAGGAGAAAAAACTAACGTCTCCGAGCGGAAAGCACGTTACCATTTATGGCGAGAAAGGGGGCAATCCCGTGATATGTTCAATGTTAAAAGCTCATAAGCTTATATGGCGTGGATGTAAAGCGTTTATGATTTATGCATGCGAACCGGAGAAAGAGTCGTTGAAAATTGGAGACGTACCGGTGGTACGTGAATATGaagatgtgtttccggaagaCTTACTGGGAATACCGCCAGAACGggaagtagaattcagaatcgaATTGTTTCCGGGTGCAAAACCCGTAGCTAAGGTGCCGTATCGGCTCGCGCCATCGGAGCTACAAGAGTTGCT CGTCTTTGAGGTTGAATTTGAGAAG ATGTCAAGTGATGAATTTATCATAAAGACTTCGTTGAAAAACGTATATGACCTTTGGCAAATCATGAAG CCTCAATTTGTTATCTAA